Part of the Nothobranchius furzeri strain GRZ-AD chromosome 2, NfurGRZ-RIMD1, whole genome shotgun sequence genome, TTGGGCTGATGAGTTTATCGCCCTCTGTTCATCCTGTGAGGTGAACCCTTCGATCCAGCTAAATTCCCCCACCAGACGGATCCATTATCTGGAACCCTTtggcctgctgctgctccccaCAGGGCAGCTGGTGCACATCAGCTGATTAAGAGGTCTGCACAAACAGTTGAAAAGCCAGACTGAGAGGAGCTGGAGAGAGAAGCGCAGTGAATCGAGAGGTTTTGAAGGTTTTGATTACTTTATttgttcttgttttctttttgtttggttatcctattcggataaacaggagggattatgttatggaaatgttatgtttattattaactgaatgtattattctatgtctaaaagcacacacacacacacacacacacacacacacacacacacacacacacacacacacacacacacacacacacacacacacacacacacacacacacacacacacacacacacacacagtcttatcTTTGTTATAAATGAACTCTGAGAGCAGAAACTCGGGGCCGTTGCCTTGAGCTTCTGCCCCTGATTGCAGTTTGGTGACTTGTCTGCTTgttgtctctcctctctctccagctgcaggtattgggttattgataaaatccctaacagtcatgtaatcattagtttagaaatatagaattaaactaatttttataaactatattcttgactctgtctgaattaatatgaagtgtgtgttcctaaggtcgtattaaatcaaatattcaaagaccaataagattgatcatttataattagatggaatatcacatcttattgatcattcagtaaaagtaaccacttccatcacgttacaccatcagcatggctctacacttcatcctgcagcatctggactcctgggtacctacaccaggatcctgccagaagcagaaacagctggagttagcaggtcagatccacggtgtgtaaagtccactcatggagggaacaggaagggaaaccactgaagaaccaggataaacagacccgaggaaacatggacggagacacagcgctgccccgtggccaggcgggaatgtggaaacggacctgtggctattccaaacacaggcgccatcttgttagcggccagaagcagagtatgggtgggatgaggctggcccatactctggaacagcagctgctatgtgtggactctcatgtgatttgtttatttacatttgtagtaaacctttctccacactcatcatgactaaatgatttaggtttcttctggactttcctgcacgagtctacatgttgcttcactctaacacatttcttatgaaccaaacagcctgaagaccttattgctggatgacttgtctccctcacgtgtctctggagagaccacttgtgaagaacttgttgacagacttaccatctgactcagaagacctgctctcattccagtcatcatcttcatctccagtttcagacccagagtctgacagctcagagtccagattcacaccatcatcatcatcatcatcatcttcatcatctccgctaacttcagtctctgaagaatcagatgtttgttcatgagggttcagatctgggttcctgctagttcctgctcctccaccagtttctgctgccatctggtcagctgagctgctggttggaacatctctgtcttctatttgctgctgatgaagctgtgagaccagaggtttctcttcatcatcctcactctttatagaaacagcagtaacaggaaacccgacagcttcagtctcctccttcaaacagagatgctctccctccagactggtccagagctcctcctgttcctcctttatgtggaggtgttctgggtcctgctggtccacaccagcactctgttcttcaggagcttcttctttaaccagcaccagctgtggaacatctgtaggaaacacagacacatgatgttacagaccaccatacctttatatttacaccatgagtgatactggctacatgatgataggtaatttttcatttatcccatattaccttaaaggacgacacacacagagagagagagtagattattcgtaatgtccatgaatcgtcatgcgagagctgggcgcagcaaccccctccatggagctaaccagcccccctctgttcctggggaaagccttcagctcaccagctctgcatgcccgcattctccaccaaaatgttaggtaatGAAATGTGggaaatatttaatctccataaccctgaaaCCTGAAATTAACACACATGACAaaagggagacattttaccctgagaacCCAAAACAATGGAGAGTCAACGCAGAGGAATCCttctccgaggcttccccacgtcactcccatgtgttctcagttcgtcaggggctttattcaaaggatgggggagaaggcggggccttctcaggttacagaggtacagagttttcacaatcaacatccttgctcaacctttcatgaacagccacagttagcaaacacagagattcatgaagtgttaacacATTGTATGTGGCCAGCGTTTTATTGTGATTCCTTTCGTGACCTCGGTCTGGGACACGTGCTGTATGAATAAACTTGGTTCttcttccaccacagagaaaggctgctCTTCCAGCATCATGAACTTCATTATGGTCCAGTTATTAGctgagccttctgacgctcatacagacgggtgTTGGTGAGCGTAGCTGCGTCTGACTGGGAGGTGTTTATCTCTGCAGCCATCCCTGGAAACTCACCTCACTCCACCCAGACTGTGTTCTATACGTCGTATTAAACCAGCTGTAATCAGCTTCCCCAGGAGCTGAAGCTGTTCATTGCAGGACTCTCATCACTCTCGCAGATGGAGTTAAAGTTAGGCGGACATGTTGtttgccggtgactgcggctaagccaagcacaggcagacaagatggcgcctgtgcttggcttagccgcagtcaccgaccactttttcaaacttttctccactaacctcctcttttccaccttgctcctgcctgcgatcctcttcagtagtgtccctgctacaatcttctatgatcgccagactcttttatccttccattcgttcacaatcgcccaagatgcaccgaggacatacctccctctttgtttacctgagtggcgcactggcccggagccaaacgacggtcccgagctgcgtgcctccagcgatgtttatccggtcccgggaaaacgtcggaggaaaagaggtaaacgagcaggaatccaggtgagaataagacttctcttaaagcgtggtttatctagtaaacatcggcgtgatcttctagcttcttgtcctttgtttggcgacttgagcgccacttccgcattcccgccaggccgtgttgcagcgcggttcatccgtccaagttttttaaggtcggcttctcctcattcctcagtggtttctcctcctgttccctccataagtggtttttataaacaccgtggacctAACCCTGttaatttacatccactaactccagctgtttctgtagtttctgattcctccacctcactcagtatggctctattaaatacctgctctgttaacaataagtccttcctgctcaatgatctaattctctctaaaaacctggattttctgtttctgactgaagtttggcagcaaacatctgattattctggtctgattgaactctgcccgagtggttattcttttcttagccagccccttgggttctggtcatggtggaagcctagctgttgttttcagagaccagctTCCATGTagctccatgtagctctacaacctcttcctttgaactgcagctgattaaagtcgggcgtaaggacccgttctactgtgctgtggtctatcgtccacctggtccaaacagttctttccttcaggagtttagtgactttctatcctccactgtgaagctgtccagactggtgattgttggtgactttaacatccatgttgatgatccctctgatcactttgccatgaatttctccagccttatggactccttcagctttacccgacatgtttctggccccacacaactGTTATAcacctgcagcttagacatctcatggggcttaaaggagatgtacagttgatgtcatctgcataaagatggtaggagattcctttgaaggagctcaggatgtgctgaagagaaagcagatagaggagaaagagcagaggccccagcacagaaccttgtggaacaccatgggtatgggaggtggtggaggacctaaacttggagacggccacagaaaaggagcgctcagagagataagaggagatcaAAGTCGTAACCCCGAATGACCTCCAGCCAGAGGGCCACCTGACCCTCTGGGTGTTTGAAGTTCAGGAGCCAAGTCAGAGATGCAtggtcagtgcgcaggaggaaccGGCAGCCGTGTAGATATGGCCGGAAGTGCCGCACTGCTAGCACAACGGCCAGCAGCTCCCGCTGGGTCACACAGTAGTTCCTCTCAGCTCGCCCCAGAGCTCGGCTGAAGTATGCCACCACTCGTTCTCCAGCATCGTCCTGCTGAAGAAGGACCGCCCCGACTCCTACATTGCTAGCGTCAGTGTCCACAATGAATGGTTGCCGGGCGTCGGGGTAGGCCAGGACTGGGGCTCTGGTGAGGGCCTCCTTCAGCTGTGTGAAAGCCACAGCGCAGGCATCACTCCAGCCAAACGGCTGGCCCTTGTCGGTTAAGCGGTGGAGGGGGCTGGCTGTCGTCGCGAACCCCTTAATGAACCGACGGTAGTAGGAGGCTAGGCCCAGGAAGCTCCGCAGTTCTTTGACGTTCGAGGGGGTCGGCCAATCCCGGACCGCCGCCACCTTAGCAGGATCGGTGGCGATACCCTGAGCGCTGATCACATGGCCTAAGAACATAGTCTCTCTCATCAACAGCCGACACTTCGCAGGGTTGAGCCGCAGCTTGGCTCGACGGATGGCACCGAAGACCTCGCTCAGGTGGGACAGTGCACTGTCGAAGTCGCCACCGTGTACCAACAGGTAATCCAGGTACACAACACAGCGGCTGCGAGGGACGTTCACAAGCACCCTCTCCATAAGCCTCTCAAACGTCGCTGGCGCACTGCAGAGCCCAAAGGGCATGGCCAGGCGGACGTGTTGGCGCAGTCGCTCTGGATAAAGTCCTCGCAGGAAAGCATGCAGGCTAAGCTCCTCCCGGGCTGCTGCTGGGAACTCCGGGTAGCCATGACGAGCATACAGCAACACATCCGCTGCAAAGGTGCCCAGGCTCTCCCCCGGCCTACTGCTCCGGTTGGTCAGCCGCTCCCTGACGCTGCCCAAATCGCCTCTCGAGTGCTGTGGTGAGGGCCTGGAGCTCATGCTGCTCTGACGCGGCTAGGTCGAGGAGTACCTGCAGTGCATCTCCTTCTAATGCTAGCGTTAGGTGTGTAGCAGCCTCGCCGTCGCTCCAGCCATTATGTCTCGCGGCTAGCCGTACTTGTGAGAGGTATGGCTCTAACGGGGTTAGCCCATTATACTTCGGTACTTTAGCTGGCGTTGCAGGCATCACTGCTCGCTGTCGGGGGCCCCGTGTGTCGGCCAACTGAGGTTAGCCCATCAAGCATCGCCCTAACGTCGGTTGCGAAGGGCCGCCGCCTCGGTGCGCTCACGCCATCGGGGAAATTACATGGCTGCTCACATCCTCTCTCTTCAATCGCCAGCTTTCCAGGCGGGTAATGTTCTCCTCGATAGCTTGCTCCAGCCTCCGAATGTCTCTCTCCATTATGGCGAGGGTGagtatcccacttctgacaccaatgtGGTGAGCTCAGTCACGGAGGAGACAGAGGATTCTTTGGGAGCACCCGTTTAATCTTACACTCCTCAGCGCAgccacagcaacaacaacaacaaaaaaagggcGCGCTCTCACCGGAAAAACAGTCGCCGAGAGAGCGCGTCACCCGTCACCATAACAGCAAGCACATAACTGTAATAACAGAACAAACCCCGAACAGCCCTGGCCTGCTACAATACTTTTAAAAAGTGGGAGGGGAGTTCACTTCTGACATAATGGTTGCGACATCTATGAACCACCTCCACCCAGTCAGCCAATTCagtagtttaactcttgatcaGGGATTGAAGCAAAAAATTCTCATCCGACTGAAAATTATTGTGGAGGGGGAGGGGCTCACATTGTTTACACACAGCCACTATTCGGGTTTTGATTGGTTTTAAGGTCAGTATTCTTGTTTCGGAGAAAATTGGAATAACCCATTCACATACGcagtgtttaaaagtgtgggtgttgagatttctctgaggtaaaaaaGATGATAAGTATTAAAGTACTCTAAGGGGGTCGGGGGCATGCCCCCCCAGAAATAAATTattggacattttatatttaaacgcatcagtctggtgcattttTTGGGGGGAAAGTAGAGTTACAGGCTGGTAGGTATGTTTGATGAAGtatctacagtgatccctcgtttatcgcagtAGATGTGTTCAAGacttggccgcgataggtgaaaatccgcaaagtagggacaccatatttacagtacagtgtcagaacacaagttcccaggccagcctcttccagctagccggcctccataatggaccacaactcccagcatgcctctcgcagggattccctccatgtcgcacctacgtcacagaccgcggctataaacgtaaGTCGCCTTCCcatctcaccactcagtcatggtttcttcagattcatgatcagagtttccaacctaccgatcaatcccacgaactatcagctcatagtaagttatcttacttacttctggaaagcccagcatttccgtgtcacttcgttgacgctcgaacgctcggagggttcctagattaaaccgtgagccggcgtttcaccgacgccctCACTTCCACGTCTGTGAAACcatgctccctacaagctcatctcccgaatccagccgaccagtctgacatacagtactatattgaattatcgtatgatcacattctctttttgtgggtaaaactcaagaaaaaaaattacttgtttttttttatagttttattacaaaaagtgcattttatgatgaaattgatgaaaaaaacaggaatttcttgatatttcgcacagAAAAATAcaacgaatcggtgaaaaataccgcgaatcggcgaaattcccttgaataaggctccaaagaaaaaatctgcgaagtcgtgaatccgcgataaacgaaccgcgaagtagcgagggatcactgtatacgtattcattataatgatatatttgagttaacaatgttttcctgtcctttcttaatccattatgaacacagactacagtgaaatccactgatgcatccatgctgctcagcaCCAGAACTGCACTAGGtaccaaaagaaccaatcagctggcagaagAGCTCCCTGGTgaacgtgtgagctgcagaacttgcaaaactacgtgactcaatttaaggaacaaagtagaatccagctgctgttgtttatttgttgttggtgtttatagaaactaaatctatctgcagggctttaggcccagggcagagtttaatacctcagaccagctttagatcatgacctgttattaataatatcatgttcTTTACACCAGTCTGAATATTCTgcaatgttcacagacatccacaccttagaaatgaaatataataaatattaaaataaaaattattaatatAATTATTTCATTAAGATGAGTTATCTGTTatacttatttacatttgatagtaatatgattaataatatttaatcttatcttctatcatttgtgggtttagtgcattcacttaatattaattataaaattataaataacaggtcactacagtctgggcatagaaagtgtttctaggaactaacgcttgttcagcagctcacctgttccactgacaggagaaatcctctcatcagcaggtgatcagcagagcgtcatgactgaacaccggcccgaaaaaaaaaaacaaagagacgACTAAAATCACCGACCTCAGATCGGCCCACTGGGAATTTGGGTCCTGGTTCCGCTCATCACAGTGCCTGGTGCGCgtgctgtttgtgtttgtgcgcACCGAAGGGAGCGAGCAATGAGCATGCGCGTTTTTGCAACTTGGGCGGTGCAGAACGGTGGAGAAACTCGTTCCAACACCGGTGCGCGTTTCAATTAGCAACaggagagagcgagcgagagagagagattttgacGGAACTTTTTTCTGATCaatgtttgattcggccctcttttacgttgaatttatttcacagttttcattggttcactctatcctttgttttacccatctgtcctgtactagaatgtttcacctttttttgtaatttgtattttgtaatttgaattgcttttatttttgaatagcttttatttttgatttattcactatatttgtatttctactgtaccatgttcagcgccttgggcttcctgacagggttgcggaaggcgctttataaataaagctttgattgattgattgaatttgTGCTGCGCATCAATAAAATAATCCATTTTTAGACTTctgtgttcacaaatcagtcagtGAATCATACCTTAATCAGTCACATGCACAAACCACGGCCAATCGTCATTTATTGGACTAATGGTGGGCGAATGGAAAAACAGCCCAACCCTAGTGTGGGCTACCGAAGCTGCAATACTTACTCTGAACTgtgtggcgctaaagagtcaaatgttttacacactgggcctttaagctcTAAACCACAGTGACATGCTGAAGCAACAGCAGTCATACGTGCTGTCAGCACCGCTGACGTCGTGTCTGCAACATGCTGTCTCCCCAACTGTTATTGGTCAAATGATGATGTGTGACTGACACTACAACAAAGGTAGGTTGTGAACAAGATGAAAACCTCTCATCCCTGACTGATTCTCGTAGTGACTGAAACCCGACAgaagaccaaatagttcccacagctagcgatgggtaccgaattcagtacttttgaaggtaccaaccgaattccacagtaccgactgagcactgattcacgttacttgaaacggtgcctcgtttcggtacccatccttcataacgaCAACATGCCtacacagctgcgcatgcgcaagagcgttatgtcatcggtcgctgcgagccagttgtaaacagaggagcatggtagaaagaacgcacgctaaagcttgggtccacttcactaaatgtgatgggtaactgggtgatgatgaaaccagcgacaacgatctaagtgagacatcctcatcttaatctgctccggtaggtaaataaaatgtttaagataatgttagcttgatttgttagcttccgttctgctaatggtgcgttcgcgttctcctcggaactccgaatttccgactagaagaacatgaacgcgctctaaagtttggcatcactttactaaatgcgacgggtgattgggtgaagatgaaaccagcgacaacaatctaagtgtgaggcatcatcgttttaatctgctccagcagttaaactgtttaagataacgttagcttgatatgttagcttccattgccaccattgttatcagctaatggtgcgttcgctttctcctcggaaattctaacttcccagtaggaaaaatcaattgaaaaaagacggcaaaaaaaatgaagatacacagtaaatttagttcacagtaaagatgttagcttcagtttaattatcagcttataaaactacaaggacaatgttaaaatacaaacagttgaatgttattaatcgtgatatttatcaaatatggttatgtattgagaaaaatatatttaattaaaaaagagaattaaaatattaaacactcaaaagtttaaaaaattggtaccgttaagtaccggtatcgattcctaggtaccgggaattagtaccggatcgattcaaatgtcaaaggtacccatccctacccacaGCTTaatctcaccgctccccatggggacaGGTCAAATGCAGGATGTAACTTCAACAGTGTGTGACAATGACTTTGGGactttaaagcttggtttatgcttgacgccttattttccgcttggtgatgcggctcacggatggaacgcgcttcacaactcgcatgcggcttgtctctgcggtgagcaaaatattctcccaaactgaatggggcagcatggagctctaaggcatgcatccaacactacaccatagtagaagtaaaaattactgttgtttacaacatggcattccagcattttttaacagcgtgctcgtcttttccgacagtgcgagcgatttctctccaagaattattaacaacaagttgatcacggtgatctctgagagctgaatcat contains:
- the LOC139061555 gene encoding uncharacterized protein encodes the protein MDTDVPQLVLVKEEAPEEQSAGVDQQDPEHLHIKEEQEELWTSLEGEHLCLKEETEAVGFPVTAVSIKSEDDEEKPLVSQLHQQQIEDRDVPTSSSADQMAAETGGGAGTSRNPDLNPHEQTSDSSETEVSGDDEDDDDDDDGVNLDSELSDSGSETGDEDDDWNESRSSESDGKSVNKFFTSGLSRDT